One Bacillota bacterium genomic region harbors:
- the rimI gene encoding ribosomal protein S18-alanine N-acetyltransferase, whose amino-acid sequence MHDLNVAIVPMLVDDVEAVAALEQASFEDPWPLQSFRTELELNRLANYLVARHEDRIIGYIGAWVIIDEVHITTLAVGEEYRRHGIATRLVRALLDRTCKYDVNAITLEVRPSNKSAIAFYEKLGFRVRGRRKNYYTDEDALIMTKDIVKIFGRRGEGKPDEN is encoded by the coding sequence ATGCATGATCTGAATGTAGCGATAGTACCCATGCTTGTTGATGATGTAGAGGCGGTGGCCGCTCTGGAGCAAGCCTCCTTTGAAGACCCCTGGCCCCTGCAGTCCTTCCGCACCGAGCTCGAATTGAACCGCTTGGCCAACTACCTTGTAGCCCGCCACGAAGACAGGATAATTGGCTATATCGGCGCATGGGTCATCATCGACGAGGTTCACATCACAACGCTGGCCGTAGGCGAGGAGTATCGCCGTCATGGAATTGCCACCCGCCTGGTCAGAGCTTTACTGGACAGGACATGTAAGTACGATGTAAACGCCATAACCCTTGAGGTCAGACCCAGCAACAAATCAGCGATCGCTTTCTACGAAAAACTGGGCTTCAGGGTGCGTGGAAGAAGAAAAAACTACTATACAGACGAAGATGCCCTGATTATGACCAAGGATATCGTCAAGATTTTCGGCAGAAGAGGGGAGGGGAAGCCTGATGAAAACTGA
- the tsaD gene encoding tRNA (adenosine(37)-N6)-threonylcarbamoyltransferase complex transferase subunit TsaD: MKTEEVNILGIETSCDETSTAVVTDGRLIRSSLVSSQVELHARFGGVVPEIASRHHLVLINTLIDEALKQAGLTFKDLDAVAVSHGPGLVGALLVGVATAKALAYALRLPLLAVNHLEAHLFANYLDGASRQFPAVVLIVSGGHTELLLLEEEGKITSLGRTRDDAAGEAYDKVARVLELGYPGGPLIDKLAMAGDPTAVEFPRAWLDEKSRFDFSFSGLKTAVINHRYHANRRGEEINIPDLVASFQEALVEVLVEKTVDAATEYKAKAVMLAGGVAANSRLRSRLSARLSESLPSAKLYYPPLELCTDNAAMIAAAAYPLYLNRNFAPLNLNAIPGLGIGQ; this comes from the coding sequence ATGAAAACTGAAGAAGTAAATATCCTGGGGATTGAGACCTCCTGTGATGAAACATCAACTGCGGTTGTCACCGATGGAAGGCTGATCAGAAGCAGCCTTGTTTCCTCCCAGGTAGAGCTTCATGCCCGGTTCGGGGGAGTGGTTCCGGAAATTGCATCCCGCCATCACCTGGTGTTGATCAACACCCTGATCGACGAAGCCCTTAAGCAAGCAGGACTAACCTTCAAAGACCTTGATGCTGTTGCCGTTTCACACGGTCCTGGCCTGGTCGGCGCCCTGCTGGTCGGCGTGGCAACAGCCAAAGCGCTGGCCTACGCCCTGCGCCTACCCCTACTCGCCGTTAACCACCTGGAAGCTCACCTTTTTGCAAATTACCTGGACGGCGCATCCCGCCAGTTTCCGGCTGTAGTCCTGATCGTCTCCGGAGGCCATACCGAACTGCTCCTCCTTGAAGAAGAAGGCAAAATAACCTCACTCGGCCGGACCCGCGACGACGCCGCCGGCGAGGCCTATGATAAAGTAGCCCGCGTGCTTGAGCTAGGCTATCCAGGAGGTCCCCTGATCGATAAACTGGCCATGGCCGGGGATCCCACCGCAGTCGAGTTCCCCCGGGCCTGGCTCGATGAAAAAAGTCGATTTGATTTCAGTTTCAGCGGCCTGAAAACAGCTGTGATAAATCACCGCTACCATGCCAACAGGCGCGGTGAGGAAATAAATATCCCCGACCTGGTTGCCTCCTTTCAGGAAGCACTGGTTGAAGTTCTGGTTGAAAAAACAGTAGATGCCGCCACCGAATACAAAGCCAAGGCAGTAATGCTGGCCGGCGGAGTGGCCGCCAACAGTCGCCTGCGCAGCCGACTCTCTGCTCGCCTTTCCGAATCACTACCCTCCGCCAAGCTCTACTACCCGCCCCTTGAACTCTGCACCGACAATGCAGCGATGATTGCCGCTGCCGCTTACCCGCTCTACCTCAATCGAAACTTCGCCCCCCTAAACCTAAACGCCATCCCTGGCCTCGGTATCGGCCAATAA
- a CDS encoding permease, with product MIIKKFRAPLILALIFLVLAFWWPEIANRTAAVSFSYLKEMAMIIPAIFILMGLLEVWVPKEKIKQLIGRGSGIKGMFFSFLMGTLPTGPLYIAFPLAGSLIHKGARISNIVIFLGAWAAIKIPQLVAETEFLGLQFTALRFVLTLTAVIVIGLILEKLISTDEIPAMTEQNE from the coding sequence ATGATCATCAAGAAGTTTAGAGCCCCGTTAATTTTAGCCCTGATATTCCTGGTTCTCGCCTTCTGGTGGCCGGAGATCGCCAATCGCACGGCAGCTGTTTCTTTTAGCTATCTTAAAGAAATGGCCATGATTATTCCCGCTATTTTCATCTTGATGGGTCTGCTGGAAGTATGGGTACCCAAAGAGAAGATCAAACAGTTGATCGGCCGAGGATCCGGTATTAAGGGCATGTTCTTCTCTTTTTTGATGGGCACTCTGCCAACTGGCCCTTTGTATATCGCCTTTCCTCTGGCCGGATCGCTTATTCACAAAGGAGCGAGGATTTCAAATATTGTTATCTTTCTTGGCGCCTGGGCGGCGATCAAAATTCCTCAGTTGGTGGCAGAAACGGAATTCCTGGGGCTGCAGTTTACAGCCCTGCGCTTCGTTTTAACCTTGACTGCGGTAATTGTCATCGGGTTGATTCTGGAAAAATTAATCAGTACAGACGAAATACCGGCCATGACAGAACAGAATGAATGA
- a CDS encoding permease, with product MTTLVIYIILFILLALSLIKDRQKTGKAFKVAGKAFWKMAPGLLAIIGVVGLILGILPPETITRLVGAEAGFAATVTAALIGALTLIPALISFPLAASLLRSGATVTTIAAFITTLVMVGFVTAPLEIKALGRKFTLLRNSFSFLAALLIALIMGVVLK from the coding sequence ATGACTACTCTGGTGATCTATATTATTCTATTTATCCTGCTGGCTTTATCTTTAATTAAAGACCGGCAAAAAACCGGCAAAGCTTTCAAGGTTGCCGGAAAAGCATTTTGGAAGATGGCTCCCGGCCTGCTGGCCATTATCGGTGTGGTGGGGCTGATTCTGGGCATCCTGCCGCCCGAGACGATAACTCGATTAGTCGGAGCCGAGGCTGGCTTTGCAGCAACTGTCACTGCCGCCCTTATCGGAGCGCTCACCCTGATTCCGGCGCTGATTTCCTTTCCCCTGGCCGCTTCACTGCTTCGTTCCGGAGCAACTGTTACAACGATCGCCGCTTTTATCACCACCCTGGTGATGGTCGGTTTCGTAACGGCCCCGCTGGAAATTAAAGCACTTGGAAGAAAATTTACCCTGCTTCGCAACAGCTTCAGTTTTCTGGCTGCTTTGCTAATAGCCCTGATAATGGGGGTGGTTTTGAAATGA
- a CDS encoding helix-turn-helix transcriptional regulator, which yields MCESENCHCEGSGLKVEGFIVPCILFLLKEKPAHGYEIMDKLGNLGFLDSLPDPSVVYRHLRNLEEEGKVKSELVPGSGGPARKVYSITPGGEDYLEMWILKIRRRKASLESFLKLYEETYPADNI from the coding sequence ATGTGTGAGAGTGAAAACTGCCATTGTGAAGGATCGGGTCTGAAAGTCGAGGGTTTCATTGTCCCCTGTATTCTCTTTCTTTTAAAAGAAAAACCGGCCCACGGTTATGAAATTATGGATAAGTTGGGTAACCTGGGCTTTCTGGATAGCCTGCCTGACCCAAGCGTTGTTTACAGGCACCTGCGCAATCTTGAGGAAGAAGGCAAGGTTAAGTCGGAGCTGGTGCCCGGAAGCGGAGGGCCGGCCCGCAAGGTCTACTCAATAACACCAGGTGGCGAGGATTACCTGGAGATGTGGATTCTAAAAATCCGCCGCCGTAAGGCTAGCCTCGAAAGTTTTCTAAAGCTATACGAGGAAACTTACCCTGCTGATAATATTTAA